Below is a window of Flavobacterium sp. N2820 DNA.
TTATTCGTTTATGATGGGAGGAACAAACGATAATTTAGAAGAAGTTTTAAAGACTAATCCAAGAAATGTTGCAGGAATCAAATTGTTTTTAGGTTCTTCAACCGGAAATATGTTGGTCGATAATCCAGAAGTTTTAGAAAAGATTTTTTCATCTACTAAGATGCTTATAGCTGTTCACTGTGAAGATGAAGCAACAATACAGGCCAATACGTTAAAATACAAAGAAGAATTTGGTGACGACATTCCAATGCAATATCACCATTTAATTCGAAGCGCAGAAGCGTGTTATTTGTCTTCATCAAAAGCGATTGAATTGGCCAAAAAAACAGGCGCACGATTGCATGTTTTTCATTTGTCAACAGCAAAAGAAATGGATTTGTTTACCAATAAAATTGCGTTGGAAGACAAACAAATAACAGCAGAAGTTTGTATCCATCACCTGTGGTTTACCGATGCGGATTATGATGCAAAAGGTTCTTTAATCAAATGGAATCCTGCAGTTAAAACGCAACAAGATAAAGACGCTTTGTGGAAAGCATTATTAGATGATCGAATAGATGTTATTGCTACGGATCACGCTCCTCATACCCTAGAAGAAAAAATAAATTCTTATACAACTTGCCCTTCTGGAGGTCCTTTAGTACAACATGCAGTAGTAGCAATGTTTGAAGCACATCATCAAGGGAAAATTTCGGTAGAAAAAATTGTAGAAAAAATGTGTCATAATCCGGCTAAAATATTCAAAATTGAGAAGCGCGGATTCATTAAAGAAGGATATTTTGCAGATATTGCCATAGTAAATGCTTATTTGCCTTGGAATGTTAAAAAAGAAAATATTCTTTACAAATGTGGATGGTCTCCCTTTGAAGGCTATAATTTTAAATCAAGAGTTACACATACTTTTGTAAACGGAAAATTAGTGTATGCTAATGGAAAGGTTAAAGAAGCAAAAGCAGGTCAACGTTTATTATTTGATAGAACCCTATAAATGAAAAAGTTTTTACTATTAGTTATTGGAATTGTAATTATTTCATGTTCAAAAAATCCGGCCCCAAAACCTGATAATTTGCTAGATGATGAGGTAATGACAAACATATTATTTGATATTGCCGTTTTACAAGCAGCGGAAGGAACCATGACATATCGTTTAACAGAAAACAATATTAAAGTAAATACTTTTATTTATGAAAAGTATAAAATTGACAGTACTACTTATTATCAAAATCAAAAGTACTACGCTGCAAATACCAGAAAATACAAAAAAATGCATCAGGACGTTTTAGCGCGTTTAGAAAAGATAAAATCGGAATCAGAAATTAAAAAAGATTCAACAGCTATAGACGGTACTTCTGTTAAAAATTAAATAATGTTCGGTAAATACGTTTCCTTTTTTTGAAAATTATAACCCAAAGCGGCAACCACTTTTGTTGTGTCATACTGATCAATTGAATGAGATGCTTTTGAAGTTATTTTAGTAAGCTTCCTTTTTCTGTTTGTTATTTTAGCTAATAACCAATCTAATCGCCAACCCAAGTTTGTTATGCTTTTGGAGGCATAAAAACCAGGTGGTTTTATTTTAAATTTTGAAGCTAAATAATAAATGAAATCTTTAATATTTATGTTTTCTCCAACCAAAATATATCGTTCACCCGAAATAGTACTTTTCATTAATTGAACCATACAATTGGTCACATCTTCCACCGAAATAATACCAATTGTACCATTGGTATAAAATGAAAGTCCTTTTTTAACAGACTGTATAATAACATCACTCCCTTGATTTGGAAAGCCATAACCAAAAATCACACTTGGATTCACAATCACAACATCTAATCCTTCTTGAAAACCTCGCCAAACTTCCATTTCTGCACCATATTTTGTAATGGCATAGTCGCTATGTAATTCTTCTGGATTCCATTCTGTGTCTTCTGTAATGATGTTTTCGTGCTCTTTCGTATCGCCAAGTGCGGCAATTGAACTAACGTGGCACAATTTTTTAATATTAAAATCGATACAGCAGTTTACAACATTGGCAGTTCCTTCAATATTAATTTTTCTAAGTGCATCTTCATCATTTGGATCAAAGGATATTAAAGCGGCACAATGATACACATGAGTTACATTTTCAAATGCTATTTCTAATGAAGGGATATCAGTAATATCGCCTTTAACCCAATGAATGTTATCAAAAAGACCTAATTGATTTTTAAAAGCAAAAACATTCTTCACTTTTTCAAGCTGTTTTTCAGAACGAAATAGCGCTTTTACTTCCTCATTTTCTTGAAGAAGTTGCACTAACAAATGTGAACCTACTAAACCCGTTGCTCCTGTGACTAAAATCATGTTGTAAAAATAGCAAATCTTTTGATTACAGATTTATGATTATCGATTTTTGATTTCAGAATTTCAAAACTTTATCACTTTTGACTTTAAGACTTTGCCACTTTAAGACTAAAAGTTATCTTTGCTCAAATTATTTAAGAATCATGAAAAATTTTATTGAAGAAGTGACTTGGAGAGGAATGCTCCACGACGTAATGCCAGGCACCGAAGAACATTTGATGGAGCAGATGCGTGTGGCGTATGTGGGTATTGATCCAACCGCAGATTCATTGCATATAGGGCATTTAGTTGGAGTGATGTTGTTAAGACATTTCCAATTAAGTGGTCATAAACCATTAGCGCTTGTGGGTGGCGCAACAGGAATGATTGGTGATCCATCAGGAAAATCTAATGAAAGAAATTTATTAGATGAAGCTACTTTGCGTCATAATCAAGAGGCAATTAAAGGACAATTGGCTCGATTTTTAGATTTTACTTCTGCGGAAGCTAATGCTGCTGAATT
It encodes the following:
- a CDS encoding NAD-dependent epimerase/dehydratase family protein, whose protein sequence is MILVTGATGLVGSHLLVQLLQENEEVKALFRSEKQLEKVKNVFAFKNQLGLFDNIHWVKGDITDIPSLEIAFENVTHVYHCAALISFDPNDEDALRKINIEGTANVVNCCIDFNIKKLCHVSSIAALGDTKEHENIITEDTEWNPEELHSDYAITKYGAEMEVWRGFQEGLDVVIVNPSVIFGYGFPNQGSDVIIQSVKKGLSFYTNGTIGIISVEDVTNCMVQLMKSTISGERYILVGENINIKDFIYYLASKFKIKPPGFYASKSITNLGWRLDWLLAKITNRKRKLTKITSKASHSIDQYDTTKVVAALGYNFQKKETYLPNII
- a CDS encoding dihydroorotase, with translation MNTYLIRNAKIVNEGAVFEGDILIENEIIKEIAEKISPKSSDCVIIDAEGSYVIPGAIDDQVHFREPGLTHKGTIETESRAAVAGGITSFIEQPNTVPNAVTQELLEDKYQIASQTSYANYSFMMGGTNDNLEEVLKTNPRNVAGIKLFLGSSTGNMLVDNPEVLEKIFSSTKMLIAVHCEDEATIQANTLKYKEEFGDDIPMQYHHLIRSAEACYLSSSKAIELAKKTGARLHVFHLSTAKEMDLFTNKIALEDKQITAEVCIHHLWFTDADYDAKGSLIKWNPAVKTQQDKDALWKALLDDRIDVIATDHAPHTLEEKINSYTTCPSGGPLVQHAVVAMFEAHHQGKISVEKIVEKMCHNPAKIFKIEKRGFIKEGYFADIAIVNAYLPWNVKKENILYKCGWSPFEGYNFKSRVTHTFVNGKLVYANGKVKEAKAGQRLLFDRTL
- a CDS encoding DUF4296 domain-containing protein, with protein sequence MKKFLLLVIGIVIISCSKNPAPKPDNLLDDEVMTNILFDIAVLQAAEGTMTYRLTENNIKVNTFIYEKYKIDSTTYYQNQKYYAANTRKYKKMHQDVLARLEKIKSESEIKKDSTAIDGTSVKN